In Streptomyces nojiriensis, the sequence TCCGTGGCGCCCGCCAGGAGGGCCACGAGCTCGCCCTGGCCCCCGCCGGGCTGCTTCAGCGCCGCACGCTGGCGGGCCGCCACATCGGTCCTGAGGCGGTCGATGTCACGCTCCAGGCCGTGCGCGCGGTCGTCCGCCCGCTCCACCCGGTCGATCAGTTCCTGACGCTCCTTGGCCAGCACCGGCGCGGCTATCCGCGCCTCGGCCGCACCGAGCGTGACGACCATGGCGGTGACGACGAGCCCCGCGGCGAGCCCCAATTTGGCCTTGAGGGTCCGCGGCATACCCGCCGTACCCTCCGCCTCGCGCCGGGCCGAGGCCTCCGCGTAGCCCTCGTCGAGGCTGTGGTCCATCACGTGCGTCAGCAGCGACATGGAAGCGTCCGGGCGCGCGGGCACAGGAGACGCCGGAGTCCGGTTGTGGGGCGGCTGCGACATGCCGCACATCGTCGCATGTCGGCAGCGCAGTCACCCAATGCGTCCATCCGGTGGGCCGGGCAGGGACTCCCCGCACCCGGCCCACCGGACTTCCGCCTATGTCATCGCGCGCCCGGCGCCTACTGCCCGGCGCCCTCCACGACGCCCGCCCACTCGTCGAGCAGGGCCTGCGCGGTGCCGTCGTCGGGGCCCTCGGCCCACAGGTGGGTGACCGCTTCCGCCGGATCCGGCAGGACCAGCGCCCACCGTCCGTCGGCCTCGACCACCCGCACCCCGTCGGTGGTGTCCACCTGCCGGTCGCCGGCCGCCTCCACGACCCGCCGCATGACGAGCCCCTTCACCGCCCACGGCGTCGAAACGTCCCGCCTGAGCACATGGGCCCGCGGGATCCGGGCGTCGATCTGGCTCAGGGTGAGCTGCGTACGCGCCACCAGCCCGAGCAGCTGCACGAAGGCGGCTGAACCGTCGAAGACGCTGCTGAATTCCGGAACGATGAAGCCGCCCCGGCCGTCTCCTCCGAAGATGGTGTTCTCCGCCCGCCCGACCCGGGTGAGGTCGTCGGGCGAGGTCGTCGTCCACTCGACCTGCGTGCCGTGGTAGGCGGCCACCTGCTCGGCCACCCTGGTCGTGGTCACCGGCAGCGCGACCTTGCCGCTGCGCTTCTCCGCGGCCACCAGGTCGAGCATCACGAGCAGCGCCCGGTCGTCCTCGATGATCCGCCCGCGCTCGTCCACGAGGGAGATCCGCTCGCCCACCGGGTCGAACCGGACGCCGAAGGCCGCCCGCGCCGAAGCCACGATCTCCCCCAGCCGCACCAGCCCGGCCCGCCGGGACTCCCTGGTCTCCGTCGGCCTGGACTCGTCGAGCCCTGGATTGATCGTCAGCGCGTCCACACCGAGCCGGCCCAGCAGGCTGGGCAGAACGAGCCCGGCGCTTCCGTTCGAGGCGTCCACGACCACCTTGAGCCCGGCGTCGCCGATGCCGGTGGTGTCCACCCGCCGCAGCAGCGAGCCGGTGTAGGCGTCGAAGACACTGCCCGGGAACTGCAGGTCTCCGATCTCTCCGGGGAACGCCCGACGGTACTCCTGGCGTGCGTAGACCCGGTCCAGCTTGCGCTGCCCCTGGAGCGAGAGGTCCGCTCCCCGCTCGTCCAGGAACATGATGTCCACGGAGTCCGGCACACCCGGCGAGGTCCGCAGTACGATCCCGCCGGCGCTGCCGCGCGCGGTCTGCTGCCGTGCCACCGGCAGCGGTACGTTCTCCAGGTCCCGTACGTTGATGGCGCTGGCCTGGAGCGCGGAGATCACGGCTCGCTTGAGCGCCCTGGCGCCTCGCGAGTGGTCACGGGCCGTGGTGACGGTCGCCCCCTTCTTCAGGGTCGTGGCGTACGCGCCGGCGAGCCGGACCACCACCTCGGGAGTGATCTCCACGTTCAGGATTCCGGAGACCCCACGCGCGCCGAACAGGTGCGCCTGGCCGCGGGACTCCCAGATCACCGACTCGTTGACGACGGCGCCGGCCTCGATGGTCTTGAAGGGGTAGACCCGTACGTTCCCCTGGACGATCGATTCCTCACCGATGAGGCACTCGTCGCCGATGACGGCCCCGTCCTCGATCCGCGCGGCCCGCATGATGTCGGTGTTCTTGCCGATGACACAGCCGCGGAGATTGCTGTGGGGTCCGATGTACACGTTGTCGTGGACGACGGCCCGGTGCAGGAAGGCCCCGCCCTTGACGACGACGTTCGACCCGATGACGGTGTGCTCGCGGATCTCCGCGCCCGCTTCGACCTTGGCGTAGTCCCCGATGTAGAGCGGCCCGCGCAGCACCGCGTCGGGGCTCACCTCGGCCCCTTCGGCGATCCACACCCCGGGGGAGATCTCGAAGCCGTCCATCTCGATCTGGACCTTGCCCTCGAGCACGTCGGCCTGCGCCTTCACGTAGCTCTCGTGCGTGCCGACGTCCTCCCAGTAGCCCTCGGCGACGTAGCCGAAGATGGGCCGGCCTTCCTTCATCAGCTGTGGGAAGACATCACCGGACCAGTCGACGGAGACATCGGGATCCACGTAGTTGAAGACCTCGGGCTCCATGACGTAAATGCCGGTGTTGACGGTGTCCGAGAACACCTGCCCCCAGGTCGGCTTCTCCAGGAACCGCTCGACCTTGCCTTCCTCGTCCACGATCGTGATGCCGAATTCCAGCGGGTTCGGCACCCGGGTCAGGCACACCGTGACGAGGGCGCCCTTCTCCTTGTGGAAGCGGATCAGGTCGGTGAGGTCGAAGTCGGTGAGCGCGTCGCCGGAAATGACGACGAAGGCATCGTCCTTCAGAGCCTCCTCGGCATTCTTCACACTGCCGGCGGTCCCGAGTGGCTTCTCCTCGTGGGCGTAGGTGAGCTCCATTCCGAGCTCTTCGCCATCCCCGAAATAGTTCTTGACGAGTGACGCCAGGAACTGCACGGTGACCACGGTCTCGCTGAGCCCATGACGCTTGAGCAGCCTGAGCACATGCTCCATGATCGGCCGGTTGGCCACCGGCAGGAGCGGCTTGGGCATGCTCGATGTCATGGGGCGAAGACGCGTGCCCTCGCCACCGGCCATCACGACGGCCTTCATGTCGGAAGAGTCCTCCTTGGGAGACGACAGTCGTGCCGACCCTCACCCGTCTCGGTCGGTGACTCCGCA encodes:
- a CDS encoding mannose-1-phosphate guanyltransferase, which produces MKAVVMAGGEGTRLRPMTSSMPKPLLPVANRPIMEHVLRLLKRHGLSETVVTVQFLASLVKNYFGDGEELGMELTYAHEEKPLGTAGSVKNAEEALKDDAFVVISGDALTDFDLTDLIRFHKEKGALVTVCLTRVPNPLEFGITIVDEEGKVERFLEKPTWGQVFSDTVNTGIYVMEPEVFNYVDPDVSVDWSGDVFPQLMKEGRPIFGYVAEGYWEDVGTHESYVKAQADVLEGKVQIEMDGFEISPGVWIAEGAEVSPDAVLRGPLYIGDYAKVEAGAEIREHTVIGSNVVVKGGAFLHRAVVHDNVYIGPHSNLRGCVIGKNTDIMRAARIEDGAVIGDECLIGEESIVQGNVRVYPFKTIEAGAVVNESVIWESRGQAHLFGARGVSGILNVEITPEVVVRLAGAYATTLKKGATVTTARDHSRGARALKRAVISALQASAINVRDLENVPLPVARQQTARGSAGGIVLRTSPGVPDSVDIMFLDERGADLSLQGQRKLDRVYARQEYRRAFPGEIGDLQFPGSVFDAYTGSLLRRVDTTGIGDAGLKVVVDASNGSAGLVLPSLLGRLGVDALTINPGLDESRPTETRESRRAGLVRLGEIVASARAAFGVRFDPVGERISLVDERGRIIEDDRALLVMLDLVAAEKRSGKVALPVTTTRVAEQVAAYHGTQVEWTTTSPDDLTRVGRAENTIFGGDGRGGFIVPEFSSVFDGSAAFVQLLGLVARTQLTLSQIDARIPRAHVLRRDVSTPWAVKGLVMRRVVEAAGDRQVDTTDGVRVVEADGRWALVLPDPAEAVTHLWAEGPDDGTAQALLDEWAGVVEGAGQ